A single region of the Desulfatiglans anilini DSM 4660 genome encodes:
- a CDS encoding J domain-containing protein: MYLRRTYRQGAFEYAIAESFEAGGVWQHRELCHLGEDPGVFIEYPGGNSFYINEDLERDLERADVSFTADELERLFLPFLDPDIRRVVDLFDRGGRGSRSGRTYSSQEMDTLQKELHSFDKRRLHYLRCGRVDIGNLEGRSWKFLNVLLEKSRDEIEHIFEDMERQLPEREIRAYLFTALHLQTHFSHLISRNYPGMLDPERVDHFFLEDLCRLNRDEGFFRGVRHDDRNVLHPYLARYVALYFDQGWDPHSVWDEDIQDFISRHRLVRSQSSSAHGLSPEEVRACRELELEPQGFRTMGRAEVVQTYRRKAIQAHPDTGGDHETFVRIKEAYECLIRLKH; this comes from the coding sequence TTGTATCTCAGACGCACGTATCGCCAGGGGGCCTTCGAATATGCGATCGCAGAATCCTTCGAGGCCGGCGGGGTTTGGCAGCACCGGGAACTCTGCCACCTGGGAGAGGACCCGGGCGTGTTCATCGAGTATCCGGGAGGCAACAGCTTCTATATCAACGAAGATCTCGAGAGGGATCTCGAGCGGGCGGATGTGAGCTTTACGGCCGATGAACTCGAAAGGCTCTTCCTGCCTTTTCTGGACCCGGATATCCGGCGGGTGGTCGATCTTTTCGACCGGGGAGGCCGCGGCTCCCGAAGCGGGCGTACGTATTCGTCCCAGGAGATGGATACGCTTCAAAAAGAGCTGCACTCGTTCGACAAACGCAGACTCCACTATCTGCGCTGCGGCCGTGTGGACATTGGCAACCTCGAGGGAAGAAGCTGGAAATTTTTGAATGTTCTGCTCGAGAAAAGCCGGGACGAGATCGAGCATATCTTCGAGGATATGGAAAGGCAGCTGCCGGAACGCGAGATACGTGCCTATCTGTTTACGGCTCTGCATCTCCAGACCCATTTCAGCCATCTCATCAGCCGCAATTATCCCGGAATGCTGGACCCCGAACGGGTGGATCACTTTTTCCTCGAGGACCTTTGCCGGCTCAACCGGGATGAAGGCTTCTTCCGCGGGGTGCGGCACGATGACCGAAACGTCCTCCATCCCTACCTGGCACGCTATGTCGCGCTCTATTTCGACCAGGGATGGGATCCTCACAGCGTATGGGACGAGGATATCCAGGATTTCATCAGCCGTCACCGGCTGGTCCGCTCTCAGTCCTCGAGTGCGCATGGCTTGAGCCCGGAAGAGGTAAGGGCGTGCCGGGAGCTTGAATTGGAGCCTCAGGGCTTCCGGACCATGGGCAGAGCAGAGGTGGTGCAAACTTATCGAAGGAAGGCCATTCAGGCCCATCCGGATACCGGCGGAGACCACGAGACGTTCGTCCGGATCAAGGAGGCCTACGA